A region from the Drosophila takahashii strain IR98-3 E-12201 chromosome 2L, DtakHiC1v2, whole genome shotgun sequence genome encodes:
- the Ref2 gene encoding THO complex subunit 4-B, translating to MEIVMKKLEEILKLDVFRQKPKRSRRGKRRSGVTEMIRKPEQGKESGGVLKTRKGTGGVQKTTGPGPTLLLVCNLDYGVDDADIMELFNEDGLILKGTVHYDRHGKSLGTAELALRNHNDAMKVIEKFHGVRLDGRRLKIHLVKASPNVKRRAFKTLSKKRPLNRSVGRKELDSSPWESFVSKSL from the coding sequence ATGGAGATTGTAATGAAGAAGCTTGAAGAGATTCTAAAGCTAGATGTCTTTCGGCAGAAACCGAAAAGGTCTCGTCGAGGTAAACGTCGTTCTGGGGTAACCGAAATGATCAGGAAGCCAGAACAAGGTAAGGAATCTGGAGGGGTTCTCAAAACCCGCAAAGGAACTGGAGGTGTTCAGAAGACCACGGGTCCTGGACCCACTCTTCTCCTCGTTTGCAATTTGGACTACGGCGTGGACGATGCGGATATCATGGAGCTGTTCAATGAAGATGGACTGATACTGAAGGGGACCGTGCACTATGATCGCCATGGCAAATCATTGGGAACCGCCGAGTTGGCACTTAGGAATCATAATGATGCCATGAAGGTCATCGAGAAGTTTCATGGGGTGCGTTTGGACGGGCGTCGCTTGAAAATTCACCTGGTTAAGGCCTCCCCCAATGTCAAGCGTCGTGCTTTTAAGACTCTTTCTAAGAAGCGCCCCTTGAACCGTTCCGTTGGTCGTAAAGAATTGGATTCTAGTCCATGGGAAAGCTTCGTATCGAAAAGTCTCTAA